The following proteins come from a genomic window of Candidatus Zixiibacteriota bacterium:
- a CDS encoding F0F1 ATP synthase subunit epsilon: MSKFHLSIVTPQETVFDETVASIIVPGAKGYLGVLAHHAPLITPLQPGKITITLPEGAELILAVSGGFLEVADNRATILADAAEQADKIDRDRALRALERARDRLHNHRQYEGLDLDRATAAFRRAQNRVRIADSILVDRS, encoded by the coding sequence ATGTCCAAGTTCCATCTCTCCATCGTCACGCCACAGGAAACGGTCTTCGACGAGACCGTCGCCTCGATCATTGTCCCCGGCGCCAAAGGGTACCTCGGTGTCTTGGCGCACCATGCCCCCTTGATCACCCCTCTCCAGCCGGGCAAGATCACCATCACCCTGCCTGAGGGCGCCGAGTTGATCCTGGCGGTTTCCGGCGGGTTTCTGGAAGTCGCCGACAATCGCGCGACGATCCTCGCCGATGCCGCCGAACAGGCCGACAAGATCGACCGCGATCGTGCCCTGCGTGCCCTCGAACGCGCCCGCGACCGCCTGCACAACCACAGGCAGTACGAAGGCCTCGACCTCGACCGCGCCACCGCCGCCTTCCGCCGCGCCCAAAACCGGGTGCGAATCGCGGACAGCATCCTGGTGGACAGGTCGTGA
- a CDS encoding peptidylprolyl isomerase, giving the protein MKTMRNVMSCWPTVLGMLFVIGLWAAPVAMGQQQMPDSMKAAADSAAPARSVEPAKADSATKEPAATTPAAKPEEQPKLEEKPKAEEQPKAEEKPKTEAAPVDPKAPYKSVTFAKGEKPRIVMETTQGKIVIELWPDVALKHCQSFAYLTEKGYFDSLTFHRVVPGFVIQGGDPKGNGTGGPGYTVPAEFSQTLLHEDGILSMARRGDDINSAGSQFFICLGRLPSLDKQYTIFGKVVEGLDVVHKIEKVPVQGERPVTPVVMTKVSLEQKD; this is encoded by the coding sequence ATGAAGACAATGCGAAACGTCATGTCATGTTGGCCCACTGTACTCGGGATGCTGTTCGTCATCGGTTTGTGGGCGGCTCCCGTGGCGATGGGTCAGCAACAGATGCCAGACTCGATGAAGGCGGCGGCTGACTCCGCCGCTCCGGCCAGGTCTGTGGAACCGGCGAAGGCCGACTCGGCGACCAAGGAACCCGCCGCGACGACACCGGCAGCGAAGCCGGAAGAGCAACCGAAGCTGGAAGAAAAACCCAAAGCGGAAGAGCAGCCCAAAGCGGAAGAGAAGCCCAAGACGGAGGCCGCACCGGTGGATCCCAAAGCACCCTACAAGTCCGTGACCTTCGCCAAGGGCGAGAAACCGCGTATCGTGATGGAGACGACGCAGGGGAAGATCGTTATCGAGTTATGGCCGGATGTGGCCCTCAAGCATTGCCAGAGCTTCGCCTATCTGACGGAGAAGGGCTACTTCGACTCGCTCACCTTCCACCGTGTCGTGCCCGGGTTTGTCATTCAGGGCGGCGATCCCAAGGGGAACGGCACCGGCGGGCCGGGATACACGGTCCCGGCGGAGTTTTCCCAGACGCTGTTGCACGAGGATGGCATCCTGTCGATGGCCCGCCGCGGCGATGATATCAACTCGGCCGGCTCACAGTTCTTCATCTGCTTGGGACGACTGCCTTCTCTCGACAAGCAGTACACGATCTTCGGCAAGGTGGTCGAAGGTCTCGACGTCGTTCACAAGATCGAGAAGGTCCCGGTGCAGGGTGAACGACCTGTCACCCCGGTCGTCATGACCAAGGTTTCCCTCGAGCAGAAGGATTGA